In Lepus europaeus isolate LE1 unplaced genomic scaffold, mLepTim1.pri SCAFFOLD_28, whole genome shotgun sequence, a single genomic region encodes these proteins:
- the LOC133754698 gene encoding CCAAT/enhancer-binding protein epsilon-like, with protein MEPAPETRGLEGPGSSAFPCYLSPDLRPSEEGAGTWHLQQLDTPRVFGAPLATTVPPRSPLLEEPSPAGSSHRDSQEYQLRRERNSIAVRKSRDRAKHIRELQEKVLEYRLENERLRECVKQLTEELAVLRSHLGVTVQIWDTVIAKRVPLTQQYQS; from the coding sequence ATGGAGCCGGCGCCTGAGACACGGGGCCTTGAGGGACCGGGAAGCTCTGCCTTCCCCTGCTACTTGTCGCCTGACCTTCGGCCCTCAGAGGAAGGCGCTGGGACCTGGCATCTACAGCAGCTGGACACCCCACGCGTCTTTGgggcccccttggccaccaccgTGCCCCCCCGCAGCCCTCTCCTTGAGGAGCCCTCCCCGGCTGGCTCCTCGCATAGGGACAGCCAGGAGTATCAGCTGAGGCGGGAGCGCAACTCCATCGCCGTGCGCAAGAGCAGGGACAGGGCCAAACACATTCGGGAGCTGCAAGAGAAGGTGTTGGAGTACAGGCTGGAGAACGAGCGGCTGCGCGAATGCGTGAAGCAGCTCACAGAGGAGCTGGCCGTCCTGCGCAGCCACTTGGGAGTTACCGTACAGATTTGGGATACTGTCATTGCTAAGAGAGTACCGCTGACCCAGCAGTACCAAAGTTAA
- the LOC133754700 gene encoding MLV-related proviral Env polyprotein-like has product MCRRPRPVVVTTTTHSKTPRDKTILPILLLVFFSSMVIGSSSPHTPYQITWRLINLRNGVTVNSSSSFNVLSDFFPDLYFDLCQLFDAEDICVWKGGTYACPGGKNGKSIPGCGGPEVGYCGAWGCETTGSAYWKPSSSWDMITIGAAPGITFTECGGRDCSNCLDGTMGRCHLQVLRFTDKSKQDKWVGPKSWGIYLYRPAKDPFALFALSRTITVASVSVGPNKILTKHKSPTSRQFKKGKPHGQVLVRNQPSQMSANNQSRLVSPTPAFPNKHVVTTPPFPSLPKTENRLLSLIHGAYQALNNSDPDRTQDCWMCLASPPPYYEGVAVIGNWTNHTTVPPQCSNLPSHWLTLTEVSGRGLCVGSVPPQYQGLCNKTMTLKPGAYYLTGPDGVYWACNTGLTPCLAGQAHNQTHEWCIMVEVWPRVTIHNSEEVYRHYEGNLRLPREPVSITLALILGGLTVGGIGAGIGTGATALSKANHHHQLQQAMHLDLQALEESVSALEKSLTSLLEVVLQNRRGLDLLFLKEGGLCAALKEECCFYADHTGVVRDSMAKLRERLKQRQSQFEAGQSWFQSWFNSSPWLTTLISSIAGPLVILLLILTIGPCILNRLVQFVNDRLSVTHALILTQQHQSLKSQDIENRF; this is encoded by the coding sequence ATGTGCCGCCGACCGCGCCCGGTTGTTGTCACCACCACAACGCACTCAAAAACCCCTAGAGATAAGACTATTTTGCCCATTTTGCTCTTAGTGTTCTTTTCTAGCATGGTTATAGGAAGCTCAAGCCCTCATACTCCTTATCAAATTACTTGGCGACTTATTAATTTAAGAAACGGAGTGACTGTTAACAGCTCCTCCAGTTTTAATGTTCTTAGTGATTTCTTTCCAGACTTGTATTTTGATCTCTGCCAACTTTTTGATGCTGAAGATATATGTGTGTGGAAGGGAGGAACCTATGCCTGTCCCgggggaaagaatggaaaatctATCCCAGGTTGCGGGGGCCCTGAGGTGGGGTACTGTGGGGCatggggatgtgaaaccactggAAGTGCATACTGGAAACCCTCCTCTTCATGGGACATGATTACTATCGGAGCGGCTCCAGGCATAACGTTTACCGAATGCGGGGGCAGGGATTGTAGTAATTGCCTGGATGGGACGATGGGTAGGTGCCACCTCCAGGTCCTTCGCTTCACTGATAAGAGCAAACAGGACAAATGGGTGGGGCCTAAATCATGGGGCATCTACTTGTATAGACCGGCTAAAGATCCCTTTGCCCTATTCGCCTTGAGCCGGACGATTACTGTCGCGTCCGTATCGGTTGGGCCAAATAAGATATTAACAAAACATAAGAGCCCAACCTCCCGACAGTTTAAAAAGGGAAAACCCCACGGGCAAGTACTTGTCAGGAATCAGCCCAGTCAGATGTCCGCTAACAATCAGTCTAGATTGGTTTCCCCGACACCCGCATTTCCAAATAAGCACGTAGTAACCACGCCCCCTTTTCCCTCTTTACCCAAAACGGAGAATAGGCTCCTCAGCTTAATACATGGGGCCTACCAAGCACTAAATAATTCTGATCCCGATAGGACCCAGGATTGCTGGATGTGCCttgcctcacctcccccttattatgagggagtgGCTGTCATTGGAAATTGGACCAACCATACTACCGTCCCTCCCCAGTGCTCTAATCTGCcatctcactggctaactcttaCCGAAGTATCAGGACGGGGGCTTTGTGTAGGCTCCGTTCCCCCTCAATATCAGGGCCTCTGTAACAAAACCATGACCCTCAAACCGGGCGCCTATTATTTAACAGGGCCAGATGGGGTATATTGGGCATGCAATACTGGCCTAACCCCCTGCCTGGCAGGACAAGCTCATAATCAAACACATGAATGGTGCATCATGGTTGAAGTATGGCCTCGAGTTACGATACACAACTCTGAGGAAGTCTACCGACACTATGAGGGAAATCTCCGGCTCCCTAGGGAACCCGTATCCATAACACTAGCCCTCAtattgggaggactcacagtcggAGGCATCGGagcaggcataggtaccggagcCACTGCCCTTTCAAAGGCAAATCATCATCATCAGTTACAGCAAGCCATGCATTTAGACTTACAAGCTCTGGAAGAATCGGTCAGTGCATTAGAAAAATCCTTAACCTCACTCTTGGAGGTAGTATTACAAAACAGACGAGGGCTAGATTTATTATTTCTAAAGGAAGGAGGACTTTGTGCAGCCTtaaaggaagaatgttgtttctatgCGGATCACACTGGGGTGGTCAGAGATAGCATGGCAAAACTCAGAGAAAGATTAAAACAACGGCAGAGCCAATTTGAGGCAGGGCAATCATGGTTTCAGAGCTGGTTTAATTCATCCCCTTGGCTTACGACTTTAATCTCCTCTATTGCAGGACCCTTAGTAAtattactcttaattttaaccatCGGACCCTGCATACTAAATAGGCTTGTTCAGTTTGTTAACGATAGATTGTCTGTCACCCATGCCTTAATTCTAACACAACAACATCAAAGTTTAAAATCACAAGAcatagaaaatagattttaa